One window from the genome of Parasteatoda tepidariorum isolate YZ-2023 chromosome 8, CAS_Ptep_4.0, whole genome shotgun sequence encodes:
- the LOC107451941 gene encoding uncharacterized protein: MNTFNLSISSFLNFFLVLAVFQENFSCHAVSSDIVSNSDGDTVDGSSLTGLQTGSKVTLNPNILHKKTLKMAEDMMGFLAKLRNSLNLNNFEQMRPELRDELREEVEPKAIITDLVNVMRTRLNKVSDENSPIQLADNVMGFLGVLRNNILGNSQEQKRQESRREPRTERDGNSQMQLIDDMMRMLLDFKNTLIANDRDQRRQVDGKEEAPPANLIGQDMRALKLLVNNFNARLNRIGEINRNRSNNGRYYLSLP, encoded by the exons ttagttGCCATGCAGTAAGTTCCGATATAGTTTCAAATAGCGATGGCGATACAGTGGACGGAAGTAGTTTGAC TGGATTACAAACAGGAAGCAAAGTGACGCTTAATCCAAATATTCTGCACAAGAAAACGTtaaag ATGGCAGAAGATATGATGGGATTTCtcgcaaaattaagaaattcattGAATTTGAACAATTTCGAGCAAATGCGTCCAGAACTACGAGATGAATTAAGAGAAGAAGTCGAACCAAAAGCGATAATTACAGATTTAGTTAACGTCATGCGAACACGGCTTAATAAAGTGAGCGATGAAAACTCGCCAATTCAA CTTGCAGATAATGTAATGGGCTTTCTCGgagttttgagaaataatattttgggaaatagtcAAGAGCAAAAACGTCAAGAATCACGAAGGGAACCGAGAACTGAAAGAGATGGAAATTCGCAAATGCAA cttatTGATGATATGATGCGAATGCtcttagatttcaaaaatacattgattGCAAATGATCGCGACCAAAGACGACAAGTAGATGGAAAAGAAGAAGCACCACCAGCAAATTTAATTGGTCAGGATATGCGTGCTCTAAAATTATTAGTGAACAACTTTAATGCACGACTTAATAGAATTGGAGAAATCAACAGAAACCGTAGTAACAATGGaagatattatttatcattgcCATAA
- the LOC107451940 gene encoding transmembrane protein 184 homolog DDB_G0276041-like: protein MNTFNLRISAFLNFFLVLAVFQINFSCHAVSSDTDSIVDGDAMDGSSLTGLQMGGPVNINPHSLHKKTLKMAEDIMGFLAKLRNRKNLKNYEQRRPELGEELREEVEPKSIITDLVNVMRTRLNKVSDENSPIQLADYVMGFLGVLRNNISGNSQEQKRQESRREPRNERDGNSQMQLIDDMMRMLLDFKNTLIANDQRQVDGKEEAPPANLIGQDMRALKILVNNFNARLNRIGETNRNRSNNGRYYLSLP, encoded by the exons atgaatacGTTTAACTTGAGAATTTCAgctttcctaaatttttttctcgtgcTAGCAGTATTCCAGATAAACt ttagttGCCATGCTGTGAGTTCCGATACAGATTCAATTGTCGATGGCGATGCAATGGACGGAAGTAGTTTGAC agGATTACAAATGGGTGGCCCAGTCAATATTAATCCACATAGTCTGCACAAGAAAACGTTGaag ATGGCAGAAGATATTATGGGATTTCtcgcaaaattaagaaatagaaagaatttgaaaaattacgaGCAAAGGCGTCCAGAACTAGGAGAGGAATTAAGAGAAGAAGTAGAACCAAAATCGATAATTACAGATTTAGTTAACGTCATGCGAACACGGCTCAATAAAGTTAGCGATGAAAACTCGCCAATTCAA CTTGCAGATTATGTAATGGGTTTTCTCGgagttttgagaaataatatttcggGGAATAGTCAAGAGCAAAAACGTCAAGAGTCACGAAGGGAACCGAGAAATGAAAGAGATGGAAATTCGCAAATGCAA ctTATAGATGATATGATGCGAATGCTCctagatttcaaaaatacattgattGCAAATGATCAACGACAAGTAGATGGAAAAGAAGAAGCACCACCAGCAAATTTAATTGGTCAGGATATGCGTGCTCTGAAAATATTAGTGAACAACTTTAACGCAAGACTTAATAGAATTGGAGAAACCAACAGAAACCGTAGTAACAATGGaagatattatttatcattgcCATAG